DNA from Xiphias gladius isolate SHS-SW01 ecotype Sanya breed wild chromosome 9, ASM1685928v1, whole genome shotgun sequence:
TGTTGACATATGGCTCTCAATATTGAAGGAGAGCTGTACATAAAGATTTTTTGGAAATAATTCAGTGTTTCACTGCATTAGTGTGTTAAAAATTGCCATCAAACTTACTTTGGTGACTGAGTAGTCCATGTTTGATATATCTCAAAAGTTTCTTTCCACCATTATACTTGCTTTTCATCTTGTGcaaagtcattttattttcacctcCTACTGAGGTGTACTTTTCCCAACTATGCTACAGACAGAACAAGGCAATCATTTCAATACATGTGCAGTCCATGCTTATTTACAACACAGTATAATAATCCTCAAAATCAATGCAATCCATACAAAGTGCTTTGTTAAAATCCATTCCTAAATAACTATTTAACAATGTGGACAGTAAGTGTCCAGAATGGCAGCTGGTATTCAGTAACCACTGAAAAGCTACAGGTGCTTTAAAAGATGTTGGTCAGACACTCAGTCTAGTTTGATGGTTTAAACACCTAAGAGCTGCACTTGAGAGATTGTCACCAGGTCCTTAAAATAACATCACTTGGACCTCTGGCTAGTTTGTGTAGAGTTGATGGGGATTTTCCTGGACTGCATTGTCTTTTTAGTAGGCTCTTTCTTCGCAGAGTCTTTTGCATTGGTGGAGGACTGGGTGGTCGTTTCTGCACCAGAATGCTTGGACTTTGTGGAGGGCAGCAGTGAATGCTTAGCTGCAGTGGATGCCTTAGACGATTCCTTGTCTTTGGCTGTGGTCACATTAGTCTGGGCCTCTGAAGCCACATTCTGAGCTTTCCTGCTCACTCCATGTGAGATTCCTTCTTTAGCTACATCCCCAGCACTATCCTCTGGACTTCCTTTAGATTCTCCCGTCCCGGATTTCCCACCATCAGCCGACTTACGGGTCTCTTTGGGCCTCAAAGCAGTTTTGAAGAAGGACAAACCCTTGTCCTCTGTCTTACTGTTCCTACGAGGTCCCTTTGATGGTGGGGCTGCGCTTGCAGAGGAAACACCCACACTTGAGGATCGGAGACTAGTAATGGAGGAGCTACTGCTTGAGTTCCGGCCCATTGCCCTGTTCTCTGCGGCCCGGCCCGGCCTGCCCTCCAGTTTACTAGCAGCACCTGACCTGGAGGGGGGTCCTCCATGGTTAACCTTTTTCTCTGAAACTGCATTCGTCCGTGAGGATTCACGGCTAGTGCTCCTGTCTACTGCTCTAGTCCGTCCAGAGGCTGAGCTTTTCTCACCTCCACCCCTAGGTGATGTCCTTCTCTGAGGATGTGAGCTTTGTAATCCCGGAGACCCACTCTTCCTCTGTTGGGCAGAGTCTGGACGTAATACCTCGGGGGTTTGAGATGACCCTTTCTTGGAGGGGGTTGCTGTTCTTGAGGAACCAGCCTTGCTAGTTTTAGGAGGTCCATCGCTTTTGTCCTTGGGGTTTGAGGCTGATGCTGCGCTCTTGGTCTGTGTTCGTGACGGTGACTTGTCAATGGCTGAggatgcaggagagagagagctggatgATGTAGAGGAGGTAGCAGGACGCTTTTTGGGACTCCTTTCACTCTCTAACCCAGTCTTTGCTGAAGCCCTTTTGACACCAGCGCTATCTGCAGCcccatttctttgtttcagctcttttgcAGCTGCTCCATGTCGAGGACTAACCTGTTCAGAAGCAGTGACAACATTGTTGTTATCCCCAGCCTGGACGGagctcctctgctctgcctgtGCCACAGCCTTGGAGTGAACCTGCTCTATTAGCCTCTTACTGCCAGGATTGCTATCCAAAGCTGCAAGGGCCGACTTGCCCCCTGACAGTTTGTCTGGCTTAGGTGACCCAGTGAAGCAGGAGGTTGACAGCTTGTTATCAACCACCTCTCCTATCCTCTCCAGAGTcggggaggaggagtgggatTCAAGGGAGAAGCGTGAGGGAGAGTTGGAACGGAGTTGGAGCTTAGCAGAGTGAGACCAGGATGGTTTAGTGCCATTTTCACTAAGTACCAATGGACTGGCAATGGAAGATCTCGAGGAGAATGTTTGTCTTTGCATGCCTCTCACTGCTGAGCGACTCGAAAAGCCTGCATTGTAGAAAGATACACATTAGTATTAGATTCCCCCTGGAAATATTCTTTTCATGAAATCGCCTGTCTTTGGATGAGTGTCTCTCACCATCATCCTCGCTTCGTTCACCAGCAAACTCAGCGGACTCAGACAGGGAGGCCAGTGAGGTGCGTCTGGAGGATCCAGATGAGGCTTGGCTAGGCGGACGGCTACCCATCAGCCGACTAATCCAGTGCTCACACAAGGAAGAGCTAGTGGATCCTAAAGGCCCAAATAGAAAGTGTCTGAACATCTATGATATATTCCATAGATTACACCCAATATATAGTATGTAGGGGAGCctaatatcaataataattacCTCCCACAGAGCTGTTGGCAGACCAAGAAGGAATTGTGGCACGTCTTTGATAAAACAAGATGTAGGCAGTCTGCTTGCAGACCTCATCCTCAGATATGGGATGAACATCACTATCATCAAAGCAATACCACTGTCCATCAATGGAGTTCTTACAGTGAGCTACAAGAtacaatgcaataaaataatatgaatatCTTGTAAAAGCGTTCATAAGAACAAAACCAGTTAATAAAACAACCACAGGGACATCTGTCATTGGTTGTGTATGGTGGTCTGTTACCTGTGTAATGTCCTCCCTGCATGGTTCCATGATGGTTACACACCGCATATAGGTCATAAAGGTAGTCCTCAGGATCACGGCCCATCCCGTAAGGCCGTCTCCATGGTGACCAGTGGGAGGGGAGACTCCAGCTGCTCTGGCTCCTCTTTACCATATGGGGTGCCATGTCCATACCTGTTAGCGGGAACTTTACCATGTTCTGCATCTTCATCCGTCGATCTCCATCCTGAAGGATGCAACACATTTATGGCTTTAAATTTGACAGCAAGTTCTTTTAAAGCAGTTCCGAAACAGTAATATGGAAATACATAATCTCTCACTCCcttatattttttgttacttttaggAAACTGAGCATTGTGGCGCCTTCCTTTGCAAGACTGTACCTGTCTAAAGCGTTTCAGGTGAAGTATGAGGATGTCTGGCAGGGTCCACAGACTGAGCTTGATGCTGCCCTGCTGAAGCTGCTTACAGTGTGGACATCGCCATGCATCATCAGGTGCGAGCTGAAATTAATGTGGGAAAAAATCTGTTATTAAAGAGTAAGTTAAAATTGAGTAAGTGTAGCTCATGTTCtcctgtgttattttatttttttatctgatgaaatatttgtatgttttttgtttaataaaggGTATGAAttgatgcattttcttttcttttcgtttttttacatttcattaacAATATCCTTTAGTAAAAAAAGTTCAATTGCACTGTCATCTAATGTTTGTAATCTTGTCTCGTCTGCCCACACCAACCCCATCTTGGCATCACCTCTTAGATCAAATGGATAGAAATATAATCTAACAACACGTCTGCCAGTTAcccttccctttctcccttAAATCATTTGAACAAGCATTTCGAAACGTACGTATTAGGGGGAGACAGGCTGAAATTGTCAATGAATGTTACCATAAGGcaaagaataaaacacacacttaacaaAAAAACCTTCTTCAATCCACATATTTATTTAGTATCAGTGATATCTTCACCCCTAATACAGACTGCATGAAACCATGTCTCAGTCTACCTGTTCCTCTTTGGTGTAGAGTTGAAAGCACTGGGCAAGTGAACACGTCTGAGGCTGCAGGTGCTGCTCCTTTACTTGACGCACACTTTCGGCATCTGGGATGTATTCATCCTCAGTTCTTTTGAACAGACTGCGGGCATAACATGGCACAAGTCACAGAGGCATCACATAGAACTTCAGTCATTACatgcatttttgttaaaatacacTGATCTGAAAGAAGACAcaacacatcacatcacacatcTGCCCTGACCTTaatgaagtgtgtgtgattgttttttgcAAGATCTCACTTACTAGTCTTTTGTCTCCTTGTCCCAttcaacaacaattttgacaTGAGGTGGTCCTCCAGGACCACAAGACTTGTATGCCCTGTTAAAAATCAGATTATGACAACCCTGTGTTACACTTCCGATTTTAGACATTTAGCGGATACTCATGCAAAGTTATAACTGTACAGAATAATCGGAAGCTACACTGGAGTAAGTTTCATTAGAGATTCCCACTAGAAGCAACACCTACAAATTgttttgaaagtgtgttttaaaattgcaCACTGGATCCTTGATTGCTTTAACAGGCCCTAGAGTCAAAAACCCAACTGACATATaataaatggaaatttaaaGTCTCTACCAATCAAGCACTATATTATGCCAAACTTTAACTCAAATAAGGTTatgggtttattttttgtttgtttgttctttttaaatgtggcaGTTGTGaagcaaatgtcatttttttctcattccctttatttttaagaaatccATGCAGTAGCAACAGACGTTAGCACCTTCttagaaaaaaatccataaaaaccAGACAAGCTATCATACATATTTCAACATCAATACCACTGAAGAGTCGGCCTACATTCTGTAGCTCTTCAATCAACTTGAAGTGGATTGAACACACTGCAGGATTTATGTAACTCAAGTGAGGTAACACTTCCCCTTGTGGTGATAAGTGACATTACCTCTCCACAGAGGGATGGCAGAGTGGCTGTTCCTCCTGAGGCAAGAGATATGTGATTCCAACCACTCCCACCACACGCAAAGTGAAGGGCCCTACCTACAGATCATCAAGATTAAGACATGATAAAAtattacactttaaaataatgttaaagaTTATTAAAATCAAAGGGTCTGTGTGGATAAGTCTGAAGAGCATACTAAGAGTATGTACCTGCACAAAGACTCCAGGGCGCAGAAGATGTCGCATCTTCTCCAGGATCTCTTTCTGAAGTACATCCCATGTCACTGTACGCTCCAAGTACAGAATAAATGGATTGCCAAACCTGCGCGGAAAACAATAGCAGCAAGGTTTTAAAGAATTCTTTGGGATAATGATTGAAATTCTTATATATTCTTGCTCCCTAAAGTACCTGCGTCCTTGCTGTCCAGCACAGGCTCTGTTACACACCAGCAGGACAATCTTCTCGGCCTGCCCACTGTTCTTATTAGGACTCTGAGGTGGTGTAGTGGGCTCTTGTATTTGTGTGGATATCCTGTTATTATCCATGCCATACTTCAAGTTGTTCTGGTTTAGATTTGCATGTGGGCTCCCTGAAATTAACATACAAAATTTAAAGttacaaacttttaaaaagtgaaaaccaTATACTGCTTTGtaaactgcttaaaaaaaaaaaaaaaaaaatcaatccagcATGCAGGTCAGTGTGTGTAGCAGCTTCTCCAGTATTAATCCATTTCTAATCTAATCTCCACTCCTACTGCCATAATGAGGCAAAAAGCGAAACTAATTTCTGGGAGAATAAACAGGATGTTGTACCGCCTCGCTTGGACCGGATCTGCTCCGGTCTGAACAGCTCAGGTGTCTCAAAGGCAAAGATGGAGTCGCTCTCCTGAATGATCTCAAGGTCGTCGTCGTCATCACAGAAGGAGCGATGAAAGCCATCATAGTACATTTCAGTGAGGACGATCTGAGCGGAGACCGTGGACAATAGCAGGGTGTGGGTTGCATTTGGATTAATTCAACTGATCAGTATTAGTAGCCAGTAAAATCAATTAGGTTTTAATAAAGAGGCCATACATCAGAGAGACGTCAGAGATATATagtagatacatacatacatttatatagcacaaatgataaaatgttgcTAAAATCAACCGGGATAATTTTTGTCTCCCActgaaaaaacatcaaatacaaACATAACCACCATAATTACTCATGGCTAACTGAAAACACTCCTCCAACCAATTTCCTCAAAGTAGCACACACTATCTTTAATCTTAATTTCAACACATTAATGGCCTTAAAAAGGGAAGTTTCCAATGAGGAAGCACCTGTTGGGCAGGGATTTTGGTCTCTTGGGCCACAGCTTGTCTCAGCCTGGACACAGTGCCAGAGAGAGGCACCGCCACCCCGACTCTCATACAGTGAGAGCACTTTCCTTGGTACACCACTGTCACATACAGTGGCCTGCAACACAGAAAGACTGAAGTTAATTGGCTGTTTCATAACCACGGCTGGACTGATGTTTCAAAGATAGATGGCATCTTCTAATTTTAGCTTTCTGCTGTCGGATCTTTCATGGTGTTTGTCTAAGCTGGGTTTGACACCCTTTTTAGTGCTGGTTCAGACTGTATCTTGTCTCAATTGCATTTTTGGATacagggactttttttttcttttctgatagATATTGTCTTACTCAGAAACTAGATGCAGAGCCACCTTACCGTGTGTGAGGTACCGGGATTGGCAGTGAGATGCAGAGGAAAGGATCAAAggtgttgctctgtttctgGCAGTGAGGGCAGGTCAGGGAGGACCTACACAGACATGATGACAATAAAACAATGCTGCTGGAGTACCATTAGTATAGCATTTCCAAAGAATAGTTCAGTGTTTTGGAAAGAACACTTACTCACTTTCTTGTTGtcagttagatgagaacattgataccactctcctatctgtacatacagtaaatataagcAGAagattagcttagtttagcaaaaagactggaatgaaggggaaaacagctagactggctctgtccagTGGTAAAAAATCTACCAACTTACTTTctaatgtgaaaacaacacagcGGGGACTTCATTCTGAAGACTATTTTGAAGTCGCCACTGTTTGTCTGTGAACTTCACAGTGAAAACAAGACTCTGGGAAGTCACTGCTCCCGGCCAATACACTGCACATAACCTCCTGTAaacttgtcgtttttacactttggttttgtacaaattaaacaaacaagaaacaacatATAAGTGACTTTGAGAGGTGCTGTAAGgcggattttgttacttttggacagagccagtctagccgtttccccctgtttccagtctttgtgctaagctaagctaatcggctgctggctatagcttcatatttatggTACAGGCATGAGAATGacatcaatcttctcacctaactctcaACGAGCAGCAAATTACCCCAAGTGTCAAACGATTCCTTTGAAATGAgtggaaaatataaatgaaaaacataacatCCACTTCTAGTAGTGAGCCGGTCATAATAATCATCTGTATAGTGTTAGGTTTACT
Protein-coding regions in this window:
- the LOC120794384 gene encoding ubiquitin carboxyl-terminal hydrolase 31-like, coding for MSKVVSNKEKKSFSKKLFRRSSVRSVGSFMNRVLRTLSTLSHFGTDEQAAEDEKDDAALIPTTTAGSVPSDDSDCGGFPFGDKVPGVAGLKNHGNTCFMNAILQCLSNTELFAEYLALEQFKGGETTGGNEKAKSNGVLVQKKGGQQHETGEVTEQLSGLVRALWTFEYTPQHSRDFKNVVSKSALQFRGNSQHDAQEFLLWLLDRVHEDLNHIVHPDSRPPQKPPVEEENAPEGSPLPAPGSFVQELFQAQYRSSLTCPHCQKQSNTFDPFLCISLPIPVPHTRPLYVTVVYQGKCSHCMRVGVAVPLSGTVSRLRQAVAQETKIPAQQIVLTEMYYDGFHRSFCDDDDDLEIIQESDSIFAFETPELFRPEQIRSKRGGSPHANLNQNNLKYGMDNNRISTQIQEPTTPPQSPNKNSGQAEKIVLLVCNRACAGQQGRRFGNPFILYLERTVTWDVLQKEILEKMRHLLRPGVFVQVGPFTLRVVGVVGITYLLPQEEQPLCHPSVERAYKSCGPGGPPHVKIVVEWDKETKDYLFKRTEDEYIPDAESVRQVKEQHLQPQTCSLAQCFQLYTKEEQLAPDDAWRCPHCKQLQQGSIKLSLWTLPDILILHLKRFRQDGDRRMKMQNMVKFPLTGMDMAPHMVKRSQSSWSLPSHWSPWRRPYGMGRDPEDYLYDLYAVCNHHGTMQGGHYTAHCKNSIDGQWYCFDDSDVHPISEDEVCKQTAYILFYQRRATIPSWSANSSVGGSTSSSLCEHWISRLMGSRPPSQASSGSSRRTSLASLSESAEFAGERSEDDGFSSRSAVRGMQRQTFSSRSSIASPLVLSENGTKPSWSHSAKLQLRSNSPSRFSLESHSSSPTLERIGEVVDNKLSTSCFTGSPKPDKLSGGKSALAALDSNPGSKRLIEQVHSKAVAQAEQRSSVQAGDNNNVVTASEQVSPRHGAAAKELKQRNGAADSAGVKRASAKTGLESERSPKKRPATSSTSSSSLSPASSAIDKSPSRTQTKSAASASNPKDKSDGPPKTSKAGSSRTATPSKKGSSQTPEVLRPDSAQQRKSGSPGLQSSHPQRRTSPRGGGEKSSASGRTRAVDRSTSRESSRTNAVSEKKVNHGGPPSRSGAASKLEGRPGRAAENRAMGRNSSSSSSITSLRSSSVGVSSASAAPPSKGPRRNSKTEDKGLSFFKTALRPKETRKSADGGKSGTGESKGSPEDSAGDVAKEGISHGVSRKAQNVASEAQTNVTTAKDKESSKASTAAKHSLLPSTKSKHSGAETTTQSSTNAKDSAKKEPTKKTMQSRKIPINSTQTSQRSK